GAGTACCATTTCAAGGTAACGGCGGTTCATCTCGTCGAACGATACTATTTGCTGCAGCTCATCAGGCAGCCGGCCTGTCGGCATATCTCTGCCCGCTGGTTTCGGGGTCTCCATGGACAAGCGGAGGATGCCTTTTTCCGATGCCGGCAAAGACCGGCGCATCACCCGGTAGAGTTCATGGAAGTTTTCCGGCCAGTGATGATTCAGCATTTGCTCCATGACCTCATCTGTAACGGCAGGCGGCTCCATTCCCAGGGCACGGGCTGCAGACGGAATCCAGTTGGTGACCATGTAACGGACATCCTCCGGACGCTGGGACAGGGGCGGAAGCAGTACGGTATCAAATCCCAGTAGGTAATAGAGCTCAGGCAGCAATTTGCCGCTTGTCATCCGCTCCTCCAGCGAAACCCTGCTCGTGGCCAGCACCCGTACCTTCCTGCCCGCTCCGAGACACCCCTTAAGCCACTCCAGCAGCACTTTCTGCGCATCCGTCGTCAACTTGTCCATTCCGACAATCAGCAGGGAGACCGGCTGGCCGGCATCCGTTGCGGCGCCGCTCTCCTGCCCGGCGGCAAACTCCGCAACACAGCGGCCCTGCTCTTTAACCGGCATCGCCGTCAGGTCCCACTCCTCACAATACGCTCCTGCCAGCTGTGCGGTCTGCTGGACCTGACGGGCCAGCGTCCGCTTGCCCGTACCTGCATCACCGCGAAACAGGATGTGCACATATTGATCGGCCAGCATATCCACTTTCTGCATCAATGCCTTCATCAGAGGCGATTCCGCTGCAAAGAGCGGCTCTGCCTGCGCCGGCGGTCCGGCTGCCGCACGTTCGCCGGATCCTTCGCGATGCTCGCTCTCCGGAGTCAGTGACACCGCGATGAAAGGAAGCGGACCGGACTTGACACTGAATATCCTGAAATCAAAATAGAACGAATATTCGGCGGCACGCTTTGAATGAAAGCGACATATCGGTTCGCCCTGTCCGCCGTCGTTACGGCTCAGTTCGGCAATTTTCTCGACCAGATCACCAATTTCCGACGACACGGGGGAACTACTGGACTCAGATGCCAGAACAAACTCCTCAGGCTTGTACCCGAGAATTTGCTGCACGCGGGAATTGACAAAAATGAGATGGGCATCTTCTTTATCATCCACCCTGAAAATCATGAAAAAACCGGGAAGATGATCGAGCACTTCCCTCCAGAATGCGTTGGTCATATAATATCCTTTTCTGTTTGTTACACCGAAATTTCGTCAGACCAACAATAGGGTTTTCGCTGCAATGATTCAATGCCGTTTTTGGGACAAATCCGGCCGGCTACGCGGCCCGGCTGCCTGACCCACCGTACCAGCTTGTTCCGGATCCGGCACCGCAGCCAATTGTCCGGTCACCCGTCGGCCGCAGCATCCGCCCGGCGGGGAAGTTCGTATCCTTCGGGATCTTCGTAATAATTTCTCAGCTTGTAAACAGCCGCATAGATAACAGGTGTATCAAAAAGTGCCGATAAAAACTTGAAGACATAGGAGTTGAGAATGAGTATGATCAGTGCGGCGAGGCCCGTGACCTCATCCCCCAGGT
Above is a window of Natronogracilivirga saccharolytica DNA encoding:
- a CDS encoding sigma 54-interacting transcriptional regulator, translated to MTNAFWREVLDHLPGFFMIFRVDDKEDAHLIFVNSRVQQILGYKPEEFVLASESSSSPVSSEIGDLVEKIAELSRNDGGQGEPICRFHSKRAAEYSFYFDFRIFSVKSGPLPFIAVSLTPESEHREGSGERAAAGPPAQAEPLFAAESPLMKALMQKVDMLADQYVHILFRGDAGTGKRTLARQVQQTAQLAGAYCEEWDLTAMPVKEQGRCVAEFAAGQESGAATDAGQPVSLLIVGMDKLTTDAQKVLLEWLKGCLGAGRKVRVLATSRVSLEERMTSGKLLPELYYLLGFDTVLLPPLSQRPEDVRYMVTNWIPSAARALGMEPPAVTDEVMEQMLNHHWPENFHELYRVMRRSLPASEKGILRLSMETPKPAGRDMPTGRLPDELQQIVSFDEMNRRYLEMVLEKTEGKIYGKDGAARLLGMKPTTLQSKLKKLGVR